The Thermodesulfovibrionales bacterium genomic sequence TAATACTGATTGAACTGATAAAAAATCCTCGTGAAAATAATTACCTCAGCGTAAAAGGGTTCTGGTGTTATTAGAATTTTCCCAAATAAAAGCAAGCCTCTTGATGGCATCGAGTTTTTCCCTGTGACCCAGTCTTGATGCCTCCACAGCCTTTTTAATTATCTCTATTGTCCTGTCATAGGTCTTTCTGTCAACAGGATAGGGTGTACCATCCTTTCCTCCGTGGGCGAATGAGAATCTTGCAGGATCTTTAAAACTTGGGGGCTTTCCGTAAATAAGCTCTGCTATCAGGCTCAGTGCCCTCAGGGTCTTTGGTCCTACACCTTCAATACTGAGCAGCTGTTCAAAATCTGCTGGCAATCTTTCGTAGGTCTTAAGCAGCACCCTGTGAAGTCTTTGCGGATCAATATCGAATACTGTCACATCATGTCTTGAGCTCAAGTTAAGATGGCTTATTTTCTCAAGCTCCTGGATGGTCCTTTCAGGTTTCTGTGATGCGAGCTGTACGCATACCTGTCTAGTCTCACTACTTTCCTCTGCCACGAGATTTAGAACCTGCCTGTGTTTCTTCTGCGAGCATATGGCACTGTGGGGCTCATTAACAAAATCCTTAACCCGCTCGCTTAACCAGTGATATCTCCTTGCTCTCTTTGCCTCCTGATTCATTCCCTGCTGTATAACAGCCCAGTAGCCCTCAGGTGTAAAGACAAAAATATGATGATAGAGCTGATAGCCATCCTGAAGAGCAGAATTATCAACCTTTGCAGAGAGCCTGCTTGCATAGATCAAGGGGTCTGGATTAATACCGAATCTATCAGAATATAACCTGATCTGCTCTGGTGTTTTTCTTGAAATAGCTCCCTTACCGCCCGCAATGAATATACCTGTGTCTCTTTCAAGTCCCCTCAGTGCCTCCTTAAGAGCGCCTGTGGATGTGGTTGTAAGTCCGCTTGAGTGCCAGTCAAAACCGAGGACACACCCAAGTGCCTGAAACCAGTAGGGATCAGAAAGTTTTCTTAAAAAATCTATCCTGCCGAATTCAGAAATCAAAGCAACAGCTATCTCCCTTGCAAGAGAGACCATTCTCTCAAAAAGCCATCTCGGTGCCTTACCGTGATGAAGCGGTAAGGTAGCTATTCCTGTCCTGTGCATAAAATTATTTATCTTTTAAATTTTATAAATTTTTCTGAATTCTACGAATCAAAGATTCATGAATATTTCAACTCATTAAAAAGCAGGTGATGGAACAAATACACTTTAAGAAGTTTAGCTCCGCAGAAAACATTTAAAAAGGTTTTATGTTCTAACAGTTGCACATAGCAATCCCGCGCTGTCACATGCCTGCCCCTTTCTATGAGCAATTTAGAAAATTATAGCATGAATAGATTAAAAGGGTGTGTTATAATTTTAGCAATGAAATAGAAAACAAGGAGGTCTTATGCTTTCCAGAATACTTTTTGATATATCAAAGCTATCAGAACAGGACATTGAAAAGGAGATATTAAGAATAGGTATTATTGCAGAACTTGATGCCATAAATCTCTATGAACAGCTCGCTGCACTTTCAAAAAATGAAAAAATCAGAAAGGTTTTTCTTGATATTGCAAGGGAGGAAAAGACCCATGTGGGAGAATTTCAGACCCTTTTATTAATGATTGATGAAGAACAGGTAAAGGAGCTTGAGGAGGGAAAAAAAGAGGTTGAGAGGCTCTGATGCCTTTCAGGTATTATCAGAAACTCAGCCCGATGAAAAAAGAGATATACAGAAGGAGTGACAGCATCACCTCCGTAAAT encodes the following:
- a CDS encoding DUF763 domain-containing protein, with the translated sequence MHRTGIATLPLHHGKAPRWLFERMVSLAREIAVALISEFGRIDFLRKLSDPYWFQALGCVLGFDWHSSGLTTTSTGALKEALRGLERDTGIFIAGGKGAISRKTPEQIRLYSDRFGINPDPLIYASRLSAKVDNSALQDGYQLYHHIFVFTPEGYWAVIQQGMNQEAKRARRYHWLSERVKDFVNEPHSAICSQKKHRQVLNLVAEESSETRQVCVQLASQKPERTIQELEKISHLNLSSRHDVTVFDIDPQRLHRVLLKTYERLPADFEQLLSIEGVGPKTLRALSLIAELIYGKPPSFKDPARFSFAHGGKDGTPYPVDRKTYDRTIEIIKKAVEASRLGHREKLDAIKRLAFIWENSNNTRTLLR
- a CDS encoding rubrerythrin, translating into MLSRILFDISKLSEQDIEKEILRIGIIAELDAINLYEQLAALSKNEKIRKVFLDIAREEKTHVGEFQTLLLMIDEEQVKELEEGKKEVERL